The DNA window CTTAGCAAAAATGATGTGCTgaatcaaaaaaaaatcatttatctatttttccttttccttttttttaattaatgagttgataatgttattctttcttgcatcctttctaatcaaatttttaagattttgagATTACTTTTAAgcctaaatttaaaaaaatatattaaaaaattataaatatatacataatatctctcatttatttataagtaattataaattaataatttaatatataaattaaaaatattaatatttatttttatttaatattaatatatcaaattatataattcaatattttaagtttattaattaatataattaatatataagagaaataattttaataatattaatttatatattatcaaattaattcaacattaaatacttttaaaatttagatattattatttaattaatttttttttctctatataatgaaattattaaGTACTTAAAatagaattcaaatttaaattttatctaacaaaatttaaattttatcagttaaccatttatttatatataatattgtttaatttgaattgtttattttaattggatatatatatatatatatatatatatatatatatatatatatatataaataaggtcTGAAAATTTAGGACAcaacacaaatttaaaatttaaattttaaattttaggactcctaaaatagtaaaaaatatatatatattttaataataataaaaatgagatgtaaattattaatatattataatgcgaaaaattaagagattaaaaagagataaaaaaatttatatatattatataatatatatttaatattaaagaagataaaaaaagaaaaaaaattaataatataatactattaaatatgaaaaaaaaatggggCTCTATGTAATTGCATAAGTTATCTTATTCTAGGGTTTCGGTCCTGCTATACAACTACATAGGTTGTCTTACCCTAGGGTCGGCCCTGCTATGCAACTAagaattaatgaatatttgggtcgtaTTTAACCcgtcaataaatttaaaattattaaaaataaaatttaaaatgttttagatATGTTTTCAACTTAcccataacaaaaaaaaaaaaaaaaaaaatgtattacagttttatttctattaatgtAGACccaaatctttatttatatatatatatatatatatattcagtgCATACTTATCCATATTTAACTTTATCAAACAAAGTCAAATATtgataagtatatatatatatatatattcagtgCATACTTATCAATATTTAACTTTGATCAAACAAAGTCCCAgatcatcatattatttttatttattttttatttacaaaatttaaaagtatcagcttatttttaattaaaaaattaaatatacatgtGAAATAATGCaatttattatagaaaattGTATTATGAACTATTAAAATCATTGCACAATATCTAAAAGGACCTAAATGTAGCATACTGGATGCCAATGAAAATTGTCAAACAATTTAGTTGCTTCctcaaacacaaattttataatttcatttcatattttctgAATATTTCCAAGATAAAAAAATTGCAAACAACAATAAACAACATTTGCACAATCTATTTTTCAAGATTACCTATACTCCAAGTCCAACCTTTGACTGCTTTACTTCAACAACCATTTCGCCCTTTATCCATTATTCCTTATCGAAGAACCTTTTCGTTACTTCAAATTATTCGATATATAACACttcaaataaacattaaaaccCTTTTATAGTCATTTTCTTCCAATGCATAAAACCAAGATCCCGATTCAAATAGATATGCTTTATCATCAGCCCATAATCTCCAATTAAGATTTTGACCATTTACTATATTCACAATAGATCTTAgtaattcaaacatatatatcaaCTATCCTTAATAAGAGGAAAACATTGGAAATAAAAGGAGAAAATGAATAAACCattgacaaaaacatgtttttttttcaaaaacagttGTTGAATGTCAATGTCAAATCAAATTGAAACAATTTTCCAAAATCAGTTACAAGTTTCAGTTTTACCATAACAAACAACCAAAAAACAGTGCTTACAGGAAGACATGTCTTATTGAATATTTACCAATAATGTCTATAATGGAAATTAAGCAGTTGAGTATTCAACATTTACCCCCCAAAAAAGACTagggattattattattcattaaattaaacaaacccatattttcaacaaaaataaataaataaataaaacctatacagattttttatatatataattggacAGGAATTATTAGCCTCATAGACAAAtccatatataaataataataataataataataataataatagatgtcCTTATGACCAAgtctattatatttttcttgttcAAGAAAATGGGgcaaaattaaaagaaaaaaaaccaGAAGGtcaaaagttataattttaaataatatatttaaaatcaacGAAATGACTCTTCAATGAATGGGACCAttcttcatcatcttccttACTAGAATGGGTGTACGTTTCTGGTCATGCCGCCATGGATGTTAGTGAAGAATCCCATAAGCTCCGGCCGGTAAGGCAAGTACGTCCGTCGTCGATCATTATCTTTACTTCTTAAGTATTTCTCATGAGCTTTCGCCGCCGCCGTTTTCACACCTTTCTTCGTCTTCGGTTTCATTTTCTCTCCGGCGGAGGCGGAAGAAGAAACGGCGGCGACCTGCCTCTTCTCCGACGATATCACCTTCGAACGAGATGCAGATCCGTTAAGATAAACGTACGCGTCTTTTCCGTCACTGTTACTTCGATTGAGCAGATCGTGAAATCTCCATAGCTTTGAGAATCCAGTTGAATTACTCTTCTTACAGGTTTCTGGAGAAGGAGAAACCGTCGCTTCAACTGCTTTTCTTGACCAATTACAGTACGGACCAGATGATTCTTCTTTTTCCTTGCCGTTGGAAACGGCGGAAGGAGAGATCGATTCTTCTGTTTCAATAAACACCTTGTTTACTGGCATCATGTGTGGTAAATCTTCTCTGTTTGGCACGGATACTCCATTGTATAGTAGGCTTTGATCGAATACTGGAAAGAATGACCGGATCTGACCGTTTTGGAATGCATCGTCTGCTGTAATCGGCGTCGAATCAGATCCACCGAGAACAAATGAAAactcctcttcctcttcttcttcttcttcttcatcgtcctcttcctcatcttcttcctcatcttcaTCCTCATCATGTTCTTCAGCCTCAGCCTCTTCTTCAGCTATAGAATCATGGATTTGCTCTTTCAGATTCAAACAACG is part of the Impatiens glandulifera chromosome 1, dImpGla2.1, whole genome shotgun sequence genome and encodes:
- the LOC124924679 gene encoding uncharacterized protein LOC124924679, producing MMPVNKVFIETEESISPSAVSNGKEKEESSGPYCNWSRKAVEATVSPSPETCKKSNSTGFSKLWRFHDLLNRSNSDGKDAYVYLNGSASRSKVISSEKRQVAAVSSSASAGEKMKPKTKKGVKTAAAKAHEKYLRSKDNDRRRTYLPYRPELMGFFTNIHGGMTRNVHPF